The following are from one region of the Fibrobacterota bacterium genome:
- a CDS encoding NADH-quinone oxidoreductase subunit A, which produces MSGYILIGIFALTGALFAGGAMIVSRLLAPRFPSARHKLEAYESGEAPIGSARIQFKVGYYLFALVFLVFDVEAVFLFPVVTTLRGAQAGAQTGAHAGMSAAFILGEVVLFIVILGFALFYALRKKALTWE; this is translated from the coding sequence ATGTCGGGATATATCCTCATCGGTATCTTCGCCTTGACCGGAGCGCTTTTCGCCGGCGGCGCGATGATCGTCTCGCGACTGTTGGCCCCCCGCTTCCCATCGGCCCGGCATAAACTCGAAGCTTACGAGTCAGGCGAAGCCCCCATCGGTTCCGCGCGCATCCAATTCAAGGTCGGATACTACCTCTTCGCCCTGGTTTTCCTGGTCTTCGACGTGGAAGCCGTGTTCCTCTTTCCCGTGGTGACCACGCTGCGCGGGGCCCAGGCGGGGGCCCAAACCGGGGCCCATGCGGGAATGTCCGCGGCCTTTATCCTCGGCGAAGTGGTTTTGTTTATTGTTATCCTCGGGTTCGCATTGTTCTATGCCCTGAGGAAGAAGGCTTTGACATGGGAATGA